The nucleotide window TTTGGTGTTTGATAACCTTTCTCATTAGCAAATAAATCGATAATCTTGGTCATTTCTAATCCTGTATATTCTTGCATTATTTCAGTACTGATGACTCTCAGCTCTTCGTATCGCTCAATGTCGTATTTATCTTTTGAAAATGTTAATCCTGCCTGAGATAATGCTTGAATTCTCTTTGCCCATTTCAACCATTGTTGATTCATAGTAGAACCTCCTTATATGAATAAGTGAATGCTAGCAGGATGAGAAATAATCTTCACTCTCCTCTATGTATGATGAATTTTTAGTATGACTCGCATAAATTGTCCTTTGAGTTCTTCGTTTTAGTAATTCGAATAATTCATAAAACACTTATTGAAGAGAGCTTATATTAAAAAATTCATGTTGTTATTGTCTCAAAAGCACTCTTTTGAAATCCTCTGCTGACCCCTTCCTGTTAGAAAATGGACTAATAGTGAGAATACCATTATGAGCATGTTTATTTCGACTGAAAAATAATTTTTTATCAATGGTATATAGGGTCTGCTCTGCCCTATACCTTTCATATTTTCTCAATAATTTCATTCCTAGCTTCTCTAATAACCCCCGAGAAGGCATGTTTGCAGTCTGTGTAACTGCAATTACTCTTGTTAAGTTCATACTTACAAATGCAAAACTGATTATTTCTTTTACAATTTCTGTTGCATAACCAACTCTCCACCATTTAGGAAGAAGCTGATACGAAACTTCTATCTCGTCATCTCGGTCATAAGGATTCTATGAAACTAAGCAAATAAATTCACTTGCTTGTTTAGACCTAACTACCCAGTACTTAGAATCATCCTTGGATATTATCATTTTATTGAAATTTTCTATTGTAGCTTCCTCTTCTCTTGTACCTCCAAGAAACTTTCTAACCTCTTGATCAAGATAAAGTTCCTTCACTTCGTTAAAATCTACTGGTTGAATGATATTAAGCCAACATCTTTCCGTTTCAATCATAAACTCCACCCTGTTCCAAACTTACTAACAACATTGATTACGAAAAAAATCCGCTACATTTAGCCTCTCTTATTCTTCCAATAAAAAATTTAACCATCAACTCTCCGCTGATTTCCTTCTATTGAATATCTTAAATTCTTTTACTAGCTTCAAATTCCTTCCCAAGCCTAAATAAACAAGTATCCCCGTAACAATCGATAGAATGGAGGATATTCGAGCATGTGAATTAGTACCCCATTCATTTGATAACAAGATGTCAATACTATACTTCACACCCAGAACAGCTAATGACATCACTATAACTATTCCAGTCATTGGAATTAATGACTGAATCAATGGTTTCACATGAAAGTGAATAGCTTTTTTAATAACATACACATTATATAGGACAGAAACCGAAAACCCACAGTAGGTAGCTAATATAGGTGCTAATTCTTTAAAATCAGGGACTAATAAAACGTTCAATGAAATTTTCACAACAATCCCTACCCCAATTCCTATGATAACTTTCTTTTGTTTGTTGATTCCTTGCATTATGGCAGTTGTAACCGTAAATAATGCAAAAACAACTGCTGCGAGAGCGTACCATTGTAAAATTTGGCCACCTAGCTGAGGGCTAGTATCCAACCCAAATAACATAATATAGACTGGCTTTCCAAGAAGGCATAATCCCATCCCCGCAGGTAAAGTAAAAAATAGAAGAATTTGGATAGTTTGAGTGATTTTATTATGTACCTCTTCCATTTTCCCACTAACAAAGGAAGTGGTGATTCCTGGGATTAAAGACATTCCAAATGCTGTCGCCAATGATACGGGGACCAAAACCAAAATTTGCGCCAAACCAATAACAGAATTAATTATCTCAGCTTCATTTAAACTATAGCCAATAGATTGAAACAATTTATTTATGGTGAATGTGTCAATATTTTGATAGATAGGTATAGTTAAACCAGCGATGACAAATGGAAGGGAATAGCCAATCAATTCTTTAAACAATGGAATTATTTTTATATCGACATTATCTGGACTAGCATCCCTCTGTTTCATAATTAAGCCCCGCCGCTTAAAGTAAACAATTAGTAAAACACCAAGACCTGCTAGTCCACCAACAAATGCTGCAAAGGTTGCAATTCCAACTGCATTTGTAACTGAGCTTTCTAAGATATGTATCGTTACGTAGCCACCAACTAAAATAAAGACAATTCGAACAATCTGCTCTATCACTGTACTTAATGCTGAAGGACCCATAGACTGACTTCCTTGAAAATACCCTCTAAAAATACTCATAGCTGGGATAATTAACAAAGAAAAACTAACAAGACGAATAACAAACAAGACATCCTCCCATGAATTCCCAGTCAAATCATTTGAATCCGTAATAATATCCGCCAAAAATGGGGCAAACGAATACAAAGCAATAAATGAAATGAATCCACTGAAAATCATTAATATCAGACCATATCTCAATACAGTCAAACCTACACTATAGTTTCCGAGCTCATTATATTTTGAGACCAATTTAGATACTGCCAGGGGAAGCCCAATAGTAGAAATACTTAATAGAATGGTATAGGGTCCATAAGCGTATTTATATAGCGCATAACCTTCTGCACCTACTAAATTTGTAAATGGAATTATATAAATAAATCCTAATATTTTTGATATAAGGGTCGCCGTTGATAATATTAGTGCGCCCCTCATAAACTTACTCTCCATCAAAACACCTCATAAATCTATTTCTTTCTTCATTACTCACTGAATAAGACTCAACTATTTAAATGTTGATTTGTTTACTTTAAGGATAACGTTACCAAATAGAGATATTGATTATGACAGACAATTAAGTCAATTTCAATGAAATGTGAGGGACTTTGCATGAAAAAAATTATTACTTTTTGACATTTTTCAATACATTCAATTGCACTCTAATCATCTATCATGATTCTGAGTGATCGTTCAGCAACTTAATCCATGGTTTCATAAAACCCTCTTACCAGATTGCTTATTTTCAGCCGTTTCAAACTATTTGTTATCCCCTTTGCTTATCTTATTCCTAAAAAAACATACAAAGCCCCTATTCAGCGAATATTAAGTTTTACATGCTCTGACTGGCGATATTAAATGTAGGTGAGCATCATTCCCAATTGGCTGGATTAATATTGGTCCCATTGCTCCACTAAAACGAATACTAATTTCGTCTTCTTTAATAGCTTTTAATGCCTCCGTTGCAAACTTGCCATCAAGAGAAATACTTAATTCGCTTTCACCTTCTATGAACTTAATATTTTGTGTCTCTTCAATCTTTCCTATCTCTGTGGAATTCGAACTGATTTTCACCTTATTACCTCCACTAATCTCCAAATGGACATTATTATTCCTCCATTCGTTTGCGAATAAGCAAGCTCTATCTATTCCATTTAGAGATTGTTTATTATCAACTGTAATGGTTGTTTTAAATACTCTAGGAAGTAAACTAGAAATGTCGGGATAATT belongs to Bacillus sp. 2205SS5-2 and includes:
- a CDS encoding putative polysaccharide biosynthesis protein, with the protein product MMESKFMRGALILSTATLISKILGFIYIIPFTNLVGAEGYALYKYAYGPYTILLSISTIGLPLAVSKLVSKYNELGNYSVGLTVLRYGLILMIFSGFISFIALYSFAPFLADIITDSNDLTGNSWEDVLFVIRLVSFSLLIIPAMSIFRGYFQGSQSMGPSALSTVIEQIVRIVFILVGGYVTIHILESSVTNAVGIATFAAFVGGLAGLGVLLIVYFKRRGLIMKQRDASPDNVDIKIIPLFKELIGYSLPFVIAGLTIPIYQNIDTFTINKLFQSIGYSLNEAEIINSVIGLAQILVLVPVSLATAFGMSLIPGITTSFVSGKMEEVHNKITQTIQILLFFTLPAGMGLCLLGKPVYIMLFGLDTSPQLGGQILQWYALAAVVFALFTVTTAIMQGINKQKKVIIGIGVGIVVKISLNVLLVPDFKELAPILATYCGFSVSVLYNVYVIKKAIHFHVKPLIQSLIPMTGIVIVMSLAVLGVKYSIDILLSNEWGTNSHARISSILSIVTGILVYLGLGRNLKLVKEFKIFNRRKSAES